A region of Streptomyces cinnamoneus DNA encodes the following proteins:
- a CDS encoding GlxA family transcriptional regulator — MQSPEQPPPQRVALVAFPGIRAFDVAVIAEVWGVDRTDRGGPPFELRRCAPGRAPVEMPGGLTLTPDRDLDWPATADLVVVPGVEDHLAPVPPPVRDALRDAHDAGIPVAALCGGAFVLAQAGLLDGRRAVTHWNLTTLLSATHPAVDVVPDALFVEDGGVWTAAGVAAGIDLCLHLVRTVHGAEAASTIARAMVTAPFRTGTQAQFIEHPAPASTIAERDASDALASVRERALRRLAEPLTVADLAGWAGMSPRSFARHFTASTGTTPIQWLLDQRVAAAQQLLERTGLPMPEIARRCGFGSEVTMRQHFAARLATSPRDYRRAFRAAG, encoded by the coding sequence ATGCAGTCACCCGAGCAGCCGCCCCCGCAGCGCGTGGCCCTGGTCGCCTTCCCCGGCATACGGGCCTTCGACGTCGCCGTCATCGCGGAGGTCTGGGGCGTCGACCGAACCGACCGCGGCGGCCCGCCCTTCGAGCTGCGCCGCTGCGCCCCCGGCCGCGCGCCCGTGGAGATGCCGGGTGGACTGACCCTCACACCGGACCGGGACCTGGACTGGCCGGCCACCGCGGACCTGGTGGTCGTCCCCGGTGTCGAGGACCACCTCGCGCCCGTACCACCGCCCGTACGGGACGCCCTGCGTGACGCGCACGACGCGGGCATCCCCGTCGCCGCGCTGTGCGGAGGCGCCTTCGTCCTCGCCCAGGCCGGACTGCTCGACGGGCGTCGCGCGGTCACGCACTGGAACCTCACGACGCTGCTGTCCGCCACCCATCCCGCCGTCGACGTCGTCCCGGACGCGCTCTTCGTCGAGGACGGCGGCGTCTGGACGGCGGCCGGCGTCGCCGCGGGCATCGACCTCTGCCTCCACCTGGTCCGCACCGTCCACGGCGCGGAGGCGGCGTCGACCATCGCGCGGGCCATGGTCACCGCCCCCTTCCGCACCGGCACACAGGCACAGTTCATCGAGCACCCGGCACCCGCCTCCACGATCGCCGAACGCGACGCCTCCGACGCGCTGGCGTCCGTACGGGAACGGGCGCTCCGCCGGCTGGCCGAACCGCTGACCGTCGCGGACCTGGCCGGCTGGGCCGGCATGTCGCCGCGCTCCTTCGCCCGCCACTTCACCGCGAGCACGGGCACCACCCCCATCCAGTGGCTCCTCGACCAGCGCGTCGCCGCGGCACAGCAGCTCCTCGAACGCACAGGCCTGCCCATGCCCGAGATCGCCCGCCGCTGCGGCTTCGGCAGCGAGGTGACCATGCGCCAGCACTTCGCCGCGCGCCTGGCCACCAGTCCCCGCGACTACCGCCGTGCCTTCCGCGCGGCGGGATGA
- a CDS encoding acetoin utilization protein AcuC: protein MSGRAQLMWDEAVTGYNFGPGHPMDPVRLSLTMRLVEAFGLDRALRTVAAPAAGESTLRLVHRPDYISAVRRASADPRSADGSYGLGTPDDPAFAGMHEAAALIAGQSVAAAEAIWRGEVLHAVNFAGGLHHAMPGGASGFCVYNDPALAIARLLELGAERVAYVDVDVHHGDGVQAAFWEDPRVLTVSLHEHPRTLFPQTGWPEETGAAGAEGGAVNVALPAGTGDAGWLRAFHAVVPELLAAFRPQVLVTQHGADTHFEDPLAHLAVSLDAQRLVAEACHALAHEHAEGRWLALGGGGYAVADVVPRSWAHLVAIAAGQPVEPGSPMPEEWRSEVYRRTRELGPLRMTDGVEPEWRDFSSGGYDPADRLDQAILATRRSVFPAHGLLP from the coding sequence ATGAGCGGGCGCGCACAGCTGATGTGGGACGAGGCGGTCACCGGCTACAACTTCGGGCCCGGGCACCCCATGGATCCCGTACGCCTTTCGCTGACCATGCGGCTGGTCGAGGCGTTCGGCCTGGACCGCGCGCTGCGTACCGTGGCGGCGCCGGCGGCCGGGGAGTCGACGCTTCGGCTCGTCCACCGGCCCGACTACATCTCCGCCGTGCGGCGGGCGTCTGCCGATCCCCGGTCCGCCGACGGCTCCTACGGCCTCGGCACCCCGGACGACCCCGCGTTCGCCGGCATGCACGAGGCGGCGGCCCTGATCGCGGGTCAGTCGGTGGCCGCCGCCGAGGCGATCTGGCGCGGGGAGGTGCTCCACGCGGTGAACTTCGCCGGCGGCCTGCACCACGCGATGCCCGGCGGCGCCTCCGGCTTCTGTGTGTACAACGACCCTGCCCTCGCCATCGCCCGGCTGCTCGAGCTGGGTGCGGAGCGGGTCGCGTACGTCGACGTGGACGTGCACCATGGGGACGGCGTCCAGGCGGCGTTCTGGGAGGACCCGCGGGTCCTGACCGTCTCGCTGCACGAACACCCCCGCACTCTCTTCCCCCAGACCGGCTGGCCGGAGGAGACGGGCGCCGCGGGCGCGGAGGGCGGCGCGGTGAACGTGGCGCTGCCGGCGGGGACGGGCGACGCCGGATGGCTGCGGGCCTTCCACGCCGTCGTGCCCGAGCTGCTGGCGGCCTTCCGCCCGCAGGTGCTGGTGACGCAGCACGGCGCCGACACCCACTTCGAGGACCCCTTGGCCCACCTGGCCGTCTCCCTCGACGCCCAGCGGCTCGTCGCGGAGGCGTGCCACGCGCTCGCACACGAGCACGCGGAGGGCCGCTGGCTGGCCCTGGGCGGCGGGGGGTACGCGGTCGCGGACGTCGTACCGCGCTCCTGGGCCCACCTCGTGGCGATCGCCGCCGGGCAGCCGGTGGAGCCCGGGTCGCCGATGCCGGAGGAGTGGCGCAGCGAGGTCTACCGGCGGACACGCGAGCTGGGACCGCTTCGCATGACGGACGGTGTGGAGCCGGAGTGGCGGGACTTCTCGTCCGGCGGCTACGACCCCGCCGACCGGCTCGACCAGGCGATCCTGGCGACCCGCCGGTCGGTGTTCCCGGCGCACGGCCTGCTGCCCTGA
- a CDS encoding 30S ribosomal protein bS22, whose product MGSVIKKRRKRMAKKKHRKLLKRTRVQRRNKK is encoded by the coding sequence GTGGGCTCTGTTATCAAGAAGCGGCGCAAGCGGATGGCCAAGAAGAAGCACCGCAAGCTGCTCAAGCGCACGCGCGTTCAGCGTCGCAACAAGAAGTAG
- a CDS encoding phosphatase, whose product MAPEVSGPPTRQALRAHLLAARLAGAVATPRERSLVRYRLFAARDPRVTLGLEPESDWRFADLLRLMGQKCGVSADPKDTSGQDVIDPDRTLAALDAFADRLATVAATGAPVLFGTGHPGPLLGFYAALAEGLSAGGCGVLTPAQGRSVDITTRFGVRHYNLDYVRGVAMVREPGARDHRSEPGAHTHSPLPVRVALAAAAEAGEGLPALVVGDHGWVCGAGQLGIEAIGLADSDDPSLFVGEAEGRVSVVVPLDDTVRSDYYRPLTRYVLNRACLSQ is encoded by the coding sequence ATCGCCCCCGAGGTCTCCGGGCCGCCCACCCGCCAGGCCCTGCGCGCCCACCTCCTGGCGGCCCGGCTCGCCGGCGCCGTGGCGACGCCGCGGGAGCGGAGCCTGGTGCGGTACCGGTTGTTCGCGGCCCGGGACCCCCGGGTGACCCTCGGTCTGGAGCCGGAATCTGACTGGCGCTTCGCCGATTTGTTGCGTCTGATGGGGCAGAAGTGTGGAGTTTCAGCCGATCCCAAGGACACTTCAGGGCAGGATGTGATCGACCCCGATCGCACGCTCGCGGCACTCGATGCCTTCGCCGACCGCCTCGCGACGGTGGCCGCGACGGGGGCGCCGGTGCTTTTCGGAACGGGCCACCCGGGCCCGCTCCTGGGCTTCTACGCCGCCTTGGCCGAGGGTCTGTCGGCAGGGGGGTGCGGTGTCCTCACCCCGGCGCAGGGTCGAAGTGTCGACATAACGACCCGGTTTGGCGTACGTCACTACAACCTTGACTACGTCCGAGGAGTCGCGATGGTGCGCGAACCCGGCGCACGGGACCACCGGAGTGAGCCGGGCGCACATACGCATTCTCCGCTCCCGGTTCGGGTCGCGCTGGCGGCTGCGGCGGAGGCCGGGGAAGGCCTTCCGGCCTTGGTGGTGGGCGACCACGGATGGGTCTGCGGGGCAGGTCAACTGGGCATTGAGGCGATCGGGCTGGCCGATTCTGACGACCCCTCACTCTTCGTCGGAGAGGCCGAGGGGCGAGTGTCCGTCGTCGTTCCGCTTGATGACACTGTGCGGTCTGATTACTACCGACCGCTTACTCGCTATGTACTCAATCGAGCGTGTCTGTCACAGTAG
- a CDS encoding NAD-dependent epimerase/dehydratase family protein — protein sequence MGKVVLVTGVARQLGGRFVRRIQREPDVDRVIGVDAVPPAHHLGGAEFIRADIRHPAIGRVLAGEAVDTVVHMDVNGTPLGKRGSRATVKETNVIGTMQLLGACQKTPSVKRLVIKSSTNVYGSAPRDPAIFTESTPPKSLPSGGFAKDVVEVEGYVRGFARRRPDVAVCVLRFANVLGPCADSPLAEYFSLPVLPTVLGFDPRLQFVHEDDAIEVLRIATGEPARGTLNSGTFNIAGDGVLLLSQAARRLGRPTLPFFLPTVTWVGSALRSVGALDFSPEQIRLLTHGRVVETAQMRETLGFHPRYTTSEAFADYVRSRGAGLLPPETLARTVDRIAALMPAGRGQN from the coding sequence TTGGGCAAGGTCGTGCTCGTCACCGGAGTCGCACGGCAACTGGGCGGTCGTTTCGTGCGCCGCATCCAGCGCGAGCCCGACGTCGACAGAGTCATCGGGGTGGACGCGGTGCCACCCGCGCACCATCTCGGCGGGGCCGAATTCATACGGGCGGACATCCGCCACCCGGCCATCGGCAGGGTGCTGGCCGGCGAGGCCGTCGACACGGTCGTGCACATGGACGTCAACGGCACCCCCCTGGGCAAGCGCGGCAGCCGGGCCACGGTCAAGGAGACCAACGTCATCGGCACCATGCAGCTCCTCGGTGCCTGCCAGAAGACGCCGTCCGTGAAGCGACTCGTGATCAAGTCGAGCACCAACGTCTACGGGTCCGCGCCCCGTGACCCCGCGATCTTCACGGAGAGCACCCCGCCCAAGTCGCTGCCCAGCGGAGGCTTCGCCAAGGACGTCGTCGAGGTCGAGGGGTACGTGCGCGGCTTCGCCCGGCGCCGGCCCGACGTGGCGGTGTGCGTCCTGCGCTTCGCGAACGTTCTGGGGCCCTGTGCCGACTCGCCGCTCGCGGAGTACTTCTCCCTGCCCGTCCTGCCCACCGTCCTCGGCTTCGACCCGCGCCTGCAGTTCGTCCACGAGGACGACGCCATCGAGGTGCTGCGGATCGCCACCGGTGAGCCCGCCAGGGGCACGCTCAACAGCGGGACGTTCAACATCGCGGGCGACGGCGTGCTGCTGCTCTCACAGGCCGCCAGGCGCCTCGGGCGCCCCACTCTCCCCTTCTTCCTGCCGACCGTCACCTGGGTCGGGTCCGCGCTGCGGTCGGTCGGGGCCCTGGACTTCTCACCCGAGCAGATCCGTCTCCTCACCCACGGCCGCGTTGTGGAGACCGCGCAGATGCGCGAGACCCTGGGCTTCCACCCCCGCTACACCACCTCGGAGGCCTTCGCGGACTACGTCCGCAGCCGCGGCGCCGGGCTGCTGCCGCCCGAGACCCTCGCCCGTACCGTCGACCGGATCGCCGCGCTGATGCCTGCCGGCCGCGGCCAGAACTGA
- a CDS encoding helix-turn-helix domain-containing protein produces the protein MAAGERPLNEVVFLTVAEVAAVMRVSKMTVYRLVHSGHLPAIRVGRSFRVPEQAVHEYLRESYVGVETA, from the coding sequence ATGGCTGCTGGCGAAAGGCCTCTCAACGAGGTCGTGTTCCTGACCGTGGCGGAAGTCGCCGCGGTGATGCGTGTGTCCAAGATGACCGTGTACCGACTGGTGCACAGCGGTCATCTGCCGGCGATCCGGGTGGGAAGGTCGTTCCGGGTCCCAGAGCAAGCGGTGCACGAGTACCTCCGAGAGTCCTACGTGGGGGTGGAAACAGCCTGA
- the proC gene encoding pyrroline-5-carboxylate reductase, producing MAQKVAVLGTGKIGEALLSGMIRAGWSTDALMCTARRAERAEALRARYGVEVVSNTEAAKAADTLILAVKPQDMTTLLDELAPHLPADRLVISAAAGVPTTLFEERLPAGTPVVRVMPNTPVLVDEGMSVISAGSHATEEHLLRTEAIFKPVGKTLRVPESQQDAATALSGSGPAYFYYLVEAMTDAGILLGLPRDKAHDLIVQAAIGAAVMLRDSGEHPVKLREAVTSPAGTTINAIRELEKHGVRHALIAALEAARDRSRELASGHG from the coding sequence GTGGCCCAGAAAGTCGCCGTCCTCGGCACCGGAAAGATCGGCGAGGCCCTCCTCAGCGGCATGATCCGCGCCGGCTGGTCGACCGACGCCCTCATGTGCACCGCCCGCCGCGCCGAGCGCGCCGAGGCGCTCCGCGCCCGCTACGGCGTCGAGGTCGTGTCCAACACCGAGGCCGCCAAGGCCGCCGACACCCTCATCCTGGCCGTCAAGCCCCAGGACATGACGACGCTCCTCGACGAGCTCGCCCCCCACCTGCCGGCCGACCGGCTCGTCATCAGCGCCGCGGCCGGCGTCCCGACCACCCTCTTCGAGGAGCGGCTCCCGGCCGGTACGCCCGTCGTGCGCGTCATGCCGAACACCCCCGTCCTCGTCGACGAGGGCATGTCCGTCATCTCCGCCGGCAGCCATGCCACCGAGGAGCACCTCCTGCGCACGGAGGCGATCTTCAAGCCGGTCGGGAAGACCCTGCGCGTCCCGGAGTCGCAGCAGGACGCGGCCACCGCCCTCTCCGGCTCCGGCCCGGCGTACTTCTACTACCTCGTCGAGGCCATGACCGACGCGGGCATCCTGCTCGGCCTGCCCCGCGACAAGGCCCACGACCTCATCGTCCAGGCCGCCATCGGCGCCGCCGTCATGCTCCGCGACAGCGGGGAGCACCCGGTCAAGCTCCGGGAGGCCGTCACCTCCCCGGCCGGTACGACGATCAACGCGATCCGCGAGCTCGAGAAGCACGGCGTCCGTCACGCCCTCATCGCCGCCCTGGAGGCGGCCCGCGACCGCAGCCGCGAGCTGGCCTCCGGACATGGCTGA
- the trpS gene encoding tryptophan--tRNA ligase, with product MTRIFSGVKPTGHLTLGNHLGAVRQWVETDQHRGDAIFCVVDLHALTVEHDPARVRRLSRQAATLLLAAGLDPERCTLFVQSHVDEHTRLAYILECTATDGEMRRMIQYKEKAARERAVGGGVRLSLLTYPVLMAADILAYGADEVPVGEDQAQHVELTRDLAARFNQRYGHTFTVPRAVLPTVAARVMDLQDPTSKMGKSHAETSGIVYLLDEAEVVRKKIMRAVTDSGSEVVYDREAQPGVANLLEILAACRGDACKPADLAANYSSYGALKKDTADAVVELLRPVRERHAELCADPGHVDEVLRAGAERARGLARPTVDDAYRAIGLLPAV from the coding sequence ATGACCCGGATCTTCAGCGGCGTGAAGCCCACCGGCCATCTGACCCTCGGCAACCACCTCGGCGCCGTGCGCCAGTGGGTCGAGACCGACCAGCACCGCGGGGACGCCATCTTCTGCGTCGTCGACCTCCACGCGTTGACCGTCGAACACGACCCCGCCCGCGTCCGCAGGCTCAGCCGGCAGGCGGCGACGCTGCTCCTGGCGGCCGGGCTCGACCCGGAGCGCTGCACTCTGTTCGTACAGAGCCACGTGGACGAGCACACCCGTCTGGCGTACATCCTCGAGTGCACGGCCACCGACGGCGAGATGCGACGGATGATCCAGTACAAGGAGAAGGCCGCTCGGGAACGTGCCGTCGGCGGCGGCGTCCGGCTGTCACTGCTGACCTATCCGGTGCTGATGGCGGCGGACATCCTCGCCTATGGGGCCGACGAGGTACCCGTGGGTGAGGACCAGGCGCAGCACGTGGAGCTGACCCGGGATCTGGCCGCGCGCTTCAACCAGCGGTACGGGCACACGTTCACCGTGCCGCGGGCCGTGCTCCCGACGGTGGCGGCGCGGGTCATGGACCTTCAGGACCCCACGTCGAAGATGGGCAAGTCGCACGCGGAGACGTCCGGCATCGTCTATCTCCTCGACGAGGCCGAGGTCGTGCGCAAGAAGATCATGCGTGCGGTGACCGACAGCGGCAGTGAGGTCGTCTACGACCGGGAGGCGCAGCCGGGGGTCGCGAACCTCCTGGAGATCCTGGCGGCATGCCGGGGTGACGCCTGCAAGCCCGCGGATCTGGCGGCCAACTACAGCTCGTACGGCGCGTTGAAGAAGGACACGGCTGACGCCGTCGTGGAGCTGTTGCGTCCGGTGCGGGAGCGACATGCGGAGCTGTGTGCCGATCCCGGTCATGTGGACGAGGTGCTGCGGGCCGGAGCCGAGCGTGCGCGGGGGCTCGCGCGGCCGACGGTCGACGACGCGTACCGGGCCATCGGTCTGCTGCCAGCTGTGTGA
- a CDS encoding cysteine hydrolase family protein, with translation MNTAENSSQNTAENSAENAEAGAESTAPSAPRTLVGDIAPDAALLVIDVQKAWHDPSFPPRDNPAAEDNMAQLIDAWQETGRPVVFVRHDSPKADSPLRPGQEGNDFQPFVEQRRGKGTGPELLLTKTVNSAFIGTPDLRDWLDGAGIRQIVVVGVMTNWCVETTARMGGNLGYDVVVPIDATHTFDAVGPDGHSLTADELARATATNLHAGGFAKVVRTADLLG, from the coding sequence ATGAACACCGCAGAGAACAGCTCGCAGAACACCGCAGAGAACAGCGCGGAGAACGCAGAGGCCGGTGCGGAGAGCACCGCGCCGTCCGCTCCCCGCACGCTCGTCGGCGACATCGCACCGGACGCCGCCCTCCTCGTCATCGACGTGCAGAAGGCGTGGCACGACCCGTCCTTCCCGCCCCGCGACAACCCCGCCGCCGAGGACAACATGGCGCAGCTGATCGACGCCTGGCAGGAGACGGGCCGGCCGGTCGTCTTCGTACGGCACGACTCGCCCAAGGCGGATTCGCCGCTGCGGCCGGGGCAGGAGGGGAACGATTTCCAGCCGTTCGTTGAGCAGCGGCGGGGCAAGGGCACGGGCCCCGAGCTGCTGCTGACGAAGACGGTGAACTCGGCCTTCATCGGCACCCCGGACCTGCGCGACTGGCTGGACGGGGCCGGCATACGGCAGATCGTCGTGGTCGGCGTGATGACGAACTGGTGCGTGGAGACGACGGCCCGGATGGGCGGCAACCTCGGCTATGACGTGGTCGTGCCGATCGACGCGACGCACACCTTCGACGCGGTCGGGCCGGACGGGCACTCCCTCACGGCCGACGAGCTGGCGCGGGCGACCGCGACCAACCTCCACGCCGGGGGCTTCGCGAAGGTGGTGCGGACGGCGGATCTGCTGGGCTGA